A single genomic interval of Prunus dulcis chromosome 5, ALMONDv2, whole genome shotgun sequence harbors:
- the LOC117629380 gene encoding uncharacterized protein LOC117629380, whose translation MCSSMAESETESNYSKHQKLVPEQNHENPSKFYNHFLYKVALVVVFFVILPLFPSQAPEFFNQSVLTRSWELLHLLLVGIAVSYGLFSRRNDITEKENTNAKFDNAHSYVSRFLQVSSVFDDETEIPSGSDENKVQSWSSQYYRNEPVVVVAQEHSALDEQRGTASRIGEKPLLLPVRSLKQHVPDTANIGSVNESSASSGSLSRSNSRSGSRRFSSKSNNKALGGEFGGLDHQELEEKKESVVLPSPIPWRSRSGRMDVKEENVNSPPMEEFELNRQESWGSRSQGSRSSRSNSMSSSPKLSPSPSLSSPKKASPLPSLSSESQAKNAEDLGRKKSFYKSCPPPPPPPPPMFYKSSSMRSNRDGVLYEKDLRRSFSSETRDLNRSNGEYVMGRVNSGVETMHQSYVDGLSMGKSMRTSRVEENRAGALRSGREMGEYGYVNGNVEKNFKQVEENLVEKAARKRVGFDETSFIGTENLGNESIPNMPNSAFNGFSEEEKEDFLDSVVMESEEETESEDDNFGVSLIQKDIGETPKPTPRNFVSASSSGSDGGPDVDKKADEFIAKFREQIRLQRIDSIKKSSAQISRNLSR comes from the coding sequence ATGTGTTCTTCAATGGCAGAGAGTGAGACAGAGTCTAATTACAGCAAACACCAAAAGTTGGTCCCAGAACAAAACCATGAAAACCCAAGTAAGTTTTACAATCATTTTCTATACAAAGTTGCACTAGTTGtagttttctttgttattcTCCCACTTTTTCCTTCACAAGCTCCTGAGTTCTTCAACCAAAGTGTACTCACCAGAAGCTGGGAGCTCCTGCACCTTCTCCTTGTTGGCATAGCAGTCTCTTATGGGCTTTTTAGCAGAAGAAATGACATAACAGAGAAGGAAAACACTAACGCAAAATTCGATAATGCTCATTCGTATGTGTCTAGATTTCTTCAGGTGTCTTCAGTTTTTGATGATGAGACTGAAATTCCATCTGGCTCTGATGAGAACAAGGTCCAGTCATGGAGTAGTCAGTATTACAGGAACGAACCGGTGGTGGTTGTAGCTCAAGAACACTCTGCTCTTGATGAACAGAGAGGTACCGCTTCAAGAATTGGTGAAAAGCCATTGCTTTTGCCTGTTAGGAGCTTAAAACAACATGTTCCTGACACGGCTAATATAGGGTCTGTTAATGAATCTAGTGCCAGTTCTGGTTCTCTAAGTAGGTCTAACTCAAGGTCAGGCTCGAGAAGGTTTTCGAGCAAATCGAATAACAAGGCTCTGGGTGGTGAATTTGGAGGGTTGGATCATCAAGaattggaggagaagaaggaaaGTGTTGTGCTTCCTTCTCCAATTCCATGGAGATCAAGATCAGGAAGGATGGATGTGAAGGAAGAAAATGTTAACAGTCCTCCAATGGAGGAATTTGAGCTTAACCGCCAAGAGTCTTGGGGTTCGAGGTCCCAAGGTTCTCGATCTTCGAGATCGAATTCCATGTCTTCATCCCCAAAGCTGTCTCCTTCGCCATCACTTTCATCTCCAAAGAAGGCATCCCCTTTGCCTTCATTGTCATCGGAGTCTCAAGCCAAGAATGCCGAGGATTTGGGGAGGAAGAAGAGCTTTTACAAGTCCTGTCCTCCCCCGCCTCCGCCTCCCCCGCCAATGTTTTATAAGTCATCATCAATGAGATCAAACAGAGATGGGGTTTTGTATGAGAAGGACTTGAGGAGAAGCTTCAGTAGTGAAACAAGGGACTTGAATAGGAGCAATGGAGAATATGTGATGGGGAGAGTGAACTCAGGGGTTGAAACCATGCATCAAAGCTATGTTGATGGTTTATCAATGGGGAAATCAATGAGAACAAGCAGAGTTGAAGAAAATAGGGCAGGGGCCCTGAGATCAGGCAGAGAGATGGGGGAGTATGGATATGTAAATGGCAATGTGGAGAAAAACTTCAAGcaagttgaagaaaatttggtggagaaagcTGCAAGAAAGAGGGTGGGATTTGATGAAACTTCTTTTATTGGGACTGAGAACTTGGGGAATGAAAGCATCCCCAACATGCCAAACTCAGCTTTCAATGGATTTTCagaggaggagaaagaagattttCTCGACAGCGTGGTTATGGAATCGGAGGAAGAAACAGAAAGTGAGGATGACAACTTTGGAGTAAGTTTGATCCAGAAAGACATTGGAGAGACCCCAAAGCCAACTCCAAGGAATTTCGTTTCGGCTTCTAGCAGTGGAAGTGATGGAGGGCCTGATGTGGATAAGAAAGCTGATGAGTTCATAGCCAAGTTCAGGGAGCAGATTAGGCTTCAGAGAATAGATTCTATCAAGAAATCGAGTGCTCAGATTAGTAGAAACTTGTCAAGGTAA
- the LOC117627703 gene encoding homeobox-leucine zipper protein HAT4-like, whose product MMAERDQDLGLSLSLSFPQTHNHNNNNNNSSSTTSTLQLNLMPSLAPTSASSPSGFLPQKPSWNEALISSDRNSNSETFRVGPRSFLRGIDVNRLPSTGDCEDEAGVSSPNSTVSSVSGKRSEREANGEDLDIETRGISDEEDGETSRKKLRLSKDQSAILEESFKEHNTLNPKQKLALAKQLGLRPRQVEVWFQNRRARTKLKQTEVDCEFLKRCCENLTEENRRLQKEVQELRALKLSPQFYMQMTPPTTLTMCPSCERVAVPPNSSSSTVEPRPHPHPQMGSVQTRPLPINPWASATPIPHRPLPFEAFHTRT is encoded by the exons ATGATGGCTGAGAGAGATCAAGATTTGGGTTTGAGTCTGAGCTTGAGTTTTCCTCAGACCCAcaaccacaacaacaacaacaacaacagcagcagcaccACCAGCACCCTTCAGCTCAATCTCATGCCTTCTTTGGCCCCTACTTctgcttcttctccttctgGGTTTCTTCCTCAAAAACCCTCTTGGAATGAGGCCTTGATTTCTTCAG ATCGAAACTCCAACTCCGAAACGTTCCGGGTCGGGCCCCGATCGTTCCTTCGGGGCATCGACGTGAACCGGTTGCCTTCAACGGGCGACTGCGAAGACGAGGCGGGCGTGTCGTCGCCCAACAGCACGGTGTCGAGCGTGAGCGGCAAGCGGAGCGAGAGAGAGGCCAATGGCGAAGATCTCGACATCGAGACTCGAGGCATCAGCGATGAAGAAGACGGCGAGACCTCTAGAAAGAAGCTCAGGCTCTCCAAGGACCAGTCCGCCATTCTCGAAGAGAGTTTCAAGGAGCACAACACTCTCAACCCA AAGCAAAAGTTGGCGTTGGCTAAACAGCTTGGCCTCCGGCCTAGACAAGTGGAAGTCTGGTTTCAGAACAGAAGGGCAAG GACTAAGTTGAAGCAAACGGAGGTGGACTGTGAGTTCTTGAAGAGGTGCTGTGAGAATCTGACAGAGGAGAACAGGCGGTTGCAGAAGGAGGTTCAGGAGCTGAGAGCACTGAAACTTTCCCCACAGTTCTACATGCAAATGACCCCACCCACGACACTCACCATGTGCCCCTCGTGTGAGCGTGTCGCGGTCCCACCCAACTCCTCATCCTCAACCGTCGAGCCCCGGccccacccccacccccaAATGGGTTCGGTCCAGACCCGGCCCCTCCCCATCAACCCGTGGGCATCCGCCACCCCAATCCCCCACCGGCCGCTGCCGTTCGAAGCCTTCCACACCCGGACGTAA